From a region of the Sinorhizobium sp. B11 genome:
- a CDS encoding iron ABC transporter permease produces MTSAALPSKSLRAASVCLAIAVLILVIAVLGMTIGAVTLSVGQVLEGIAGGKSAFIVMQYRAPRVIVSILAGASLGIAGAFLQGALRNPLASPDVVGITKWAGLGAFLAGLFAPPAWAVWAIPAGVIAGAVAGALVLLAIGRSFGGGIAALALVGVALGMLAQALMQYVMVLFPTRADQSMVWLAGSVYGSTMTDVVALSLWLIACLPFVLIATIRLDAGGFGDDTLTSLGISPGLLRGGLIVVSVLLCAGSVAAVGSMGFLGLLSPHAARLLVGPRARHMVPASALIGALTLSAADLIGRLVALPNEIPAGIVAAVIGGPYLIFLLIKEAGRHD; encoded by the coding sequence ATGACGAGTGCGGCCCTGCCATCGAAGAGCCTGCGTGCTGCAAGCGTCTGCCTTGCCATCGCGGTCCTCATCCTCGTCATTGCCGTGCTCGGCATGACGATCGGCGCCGTCACGCTCTCGGTCGGCCAAGTGCTGGAAGGCATTGCCGGCGGCAAGAGCGCCTTCATCGTCATGCAGTACCGCGCCCCGCGCGTCATCGTGTCCATCCTCGCCGGCGCCTCGCTCGGCATTGCCGGCGCCTTTCTGCAAGGCGCGCTGCGAAACCCGCTGGCCTCGCCCGATGTCGTCGGCATCACCAAATGGGCCGGCCTCGGCGCCTTCCTTGCCGGTCTCTTCGCGCCGCCGGCCTGGGCCGTCTGGGCCATTCCCGCTGGTGTCATCGCCGGTGCGGTTGCGGGCGCGCTGGTGCTGCTTGCCATCGGCCGCAGCTTCGGCGGCGGCATCGCGGCCCTGGCGCTTGTGGGCGTCGCCCTTGGCATGTTGGCCCAAGCGCTGATGCAATATGTCATGGTGCTCTTCCCGACGCGCGCCGACCAGTCGATGGTCTGGCTTGCCGGCAGCGTCTATGGCTCGACGATGACCGATGTGGTCGCTCTCTCACTCTGGCTCATCGCCTGCCTGCCTTTCGTGTTGATCGCCACTATCAGGCTCGATGCCGGCGGTTTTGGCGACGATACGTTGACGAGCCTCGGCATTTCGCCTGGCCTCTTGCGCGGCGGCCTCATCGTCGTCTCGGTGCTGCTCTGCGCCGGCAGCGTCGCCGCCGTCGGCAGCATGGGCTTCCTCGGCCTGCTGTCGCCTCATGCCGCCCGCCTGCTCGTCGGTCCACGTGCCCGGCATATGGTTCCGGCAAGCGCGCTGATCGGCGCCCTGACGCTTTCCGCTGCCGATCTGATCGGTCGGCTCGTGGCCCTGCCGAACGAGATCCCCGCGGGCATCGTGGCTGCCGTGATCGGCGGTCCCTATCTCATTTTCCTGCTGATCAAGGAGGCGGGTCGCCATGACTGA
- a CDS encoding zinc-binding alcohol dehydrogenase family protein, with translation MRAVAYKTPQPIAAETSLIDVELPTPEANGHDLLVEIKAVSVNPVDVKVRASMAPPADELKVLGYDAAGIVKAVGSDVTLFKPGDEVFYSGVINRPGSNAEFQLVDERIVGRKPKSLDFAAAAALPLTSITAYEALFDRLRVTDPVPGAAPAVLIIGGAGGVGSIAVQIARMLTDLTVIATASRPETQEWVKAHGAHHVIDHSKPIAPQVAALGIGAPGFIFSTTNTDKHVADIVEALAPQGRFALIDDPKTFDIVPFKRKAASVHWELMFTRPLFGTPDMIEQHKILNRISELVDAGKIRTTLSETVGAINAANLKKAHAMVESGKMKGKVVLAGF, from the coding sequence ATGCGCGCCGTCGCCTACAAGACCCCACAGCCAATCGCCGCCGAAACCTCGCTGATCGATGTCGAGCTGCCAACACCCGAGGCCAACGGCCACGACCTGCTCGTCGAGATCAAGGCAGTCTCGGTCAACCCCGTCGATGTGAAAGTCCGTGCCAGCATGGCGCCGCCTGCCGATGAACTGAAGGTGCTCGGCTATGATGCGGCCGGCATCGTCAAGGCTGTCGGTTCGGATGTCACGCTGTTCAAGCCGGGCGACGAGGTCTTCTATTCGGGCGTGATCAATCGCCCCGGCTCCAATGCCGAATTCCAGCTCGTCGACGAGCGCATTGTCGGGCGCAAACCCAAGAGCCTCGATTTTGCCGCTGCGGCCGCCCTGCCGCTCACCTCGATCACCGCCTATGAAGCACTGTTCGACCGTCTGCGTGTCACCGATCCGGTGCCGGGCGCCGCGCCTGCGGTGCTCATCATCGGTGGCGCCGGCGGCGTCGGCTCGATTGCCGTACAGATCGCCCGAATGTTGACCGACCTCACCGTGATCGCCACCGCCTCTAGACCGGAAACCCAGGAATGGGTCAAGGCACATGGAGCGCATCATGTGATCGACCATTCCAAGCCGATCGCACCGCAAGTCGCAGCACTCGGTATCGGCGCACCGGGCTTCATCTTCTCGACGACGAATACCGACAAGCATGTTGCCGATATTGTCGAGGCGCTCGCACCGCAGGGCCGCTTCGCACTGATCGACGATCCCAAGACCTTCGATATCGTTCCCTTCAAGCGCAAGGCCGCTTCGGTTCACTGGGAACTGATGTTCACCCGTCCGCTCTTTGGCACGCCTGACATGATCGAGCAGCACAAGATCCTCAACAGGATTTCCGAGCTCGTCGATGCCGGCAAAATCCGCACGACGCTGTCGGAAACCGTGGGTGCGATCAATGCCGCGAACCTGAAAAAGGCGCATGCCATGGTCGAGAGCGGCAAGATGAAGGGCAAGGTTGTTCTCGCCGGATTCTGA
- a CDS encoding MFS transporter: MSQVAVNDSINDSIDDDSTDSGPEAALPSAMTVALVQLALAAGGFGIGTGEFAIMGLLPNVADTFSVTTPQAGYVISAYALGVVIGAPVIAVLAAKMARRTLLLCLMLLFAVGNILSAIAPTFESFAVLRFITGLPHGAYFGVAALVAASMVPAHRRARAVGRVMLGLTVATLLGTPLTTFFGQALDWQVAFLTVGIIGLVTVALIWFYVPHDKVAEGASALRELGAFRRPQILLTLGIAAVGYGGMFAMFSYIASTTTQVAMLPETAVALMLVLFGVGMNAGNVIGSWLADKSLLGTIGGSLVYNIVVLTMFSLTAANPYMLGLCVFLVGCGFAAGPALQTRLMDVAADAQTLAAASNHSAFNIANALGAWLGGLVIAWGYGFAATGYVGAVLSFLGLFVFAASLRLELRSRTA, encoded by the coding sequence GTGAGCCAGGTTGCCGTCAACGATTCCATCAATGATTCCATCGATGATGATTCTACCGATTCCGGGCCGGAGGCAGCTCTTCCCTCGGCCATGACGGTCGCGCTCGTGCAACTGGCGCTCGCCGCAGGCGGCTTCGGCATCGGTACGGGTGAGTTCGCCATCATGGGTCTCCTGCCCAATGTGGCGGACACTTTTTCGGTCACGACCCCACAGGCTGGTTATGTTATCAGCGCCTATGCGCTCGGCGTCGTCATCGGCGCACCCGTCATCGCCGTGCTTGCCGCCAAGATGGCGCGGCGCACGCTGCTGCTCTGCCTGATGCTGCTCTTTGCCGTCGGCAATATTCTGAGCGCCATCGCGCCGACCTTCGAAAGCTTTGCGGTGCTGCGCTTCATTACCGGCCTGCCGCATGGCGCCTATTTCGGCGTGGCAGCCCTCGTTGCCGCCTCCATGGTGCCGGCGCATCGCCGCGCGCGAGCCGTCGGCCGCGTCATGCTCGGCCTCACGGTCGCAACCCTGCTCGGCACGCCGCTAACGACCTTTTTCGGCCAGGCGCTCGACTGGCAGGTGGCCTTCCTCACCGTCGGCATTATCGGTCTCGTGACTGTTGCGCTCATCTGGTTCTACGTGCCGCATGACAAGGTTGCTGAAGGGGCAAGCGCATTGCGTGAACTCGGCGCCTTCCGCCGTCCGCAGATCCTGCTGACGCTCGGCATTGCCGCAGTCGGCTACGGCGGCATGTTCGCGATGTTCAGCTACATCGCCTCGACGACGACGCAGGTGGCGATGCTGCCGGAAACGGCCGTTGCGCTGATGCTCGTGCTCTTCGGCGTCGGCATGAATGCCGGCAATGTCATCGGTTCATGGCTTGCGGACAAATCGCTGCTCGGCACGATCGGCGGCTCGCTGGTCTACAATATCGTCGTGCTGACGATGTTCTCGCTGACCGCCGCCAACCCCTACATGCTCGGGCTCTGCGTCTTCCTCGTCGGCTGCGGCTTTGCGGCAGGCCCGGCGCTGCAGACGCGCCTGATGGATGTCGCAGCCGATGCGCAGACGCTGGCTGCCGCCTCCAATCACTCGGCCTTCAACATTGCCAACGCGCTCGGCGCATGGCTCGGCGGCCTCGTCATTGCCTGGGGTTACGGTTTTGCAGCGACCGGCTATGTCGGCGCCGTCCTGTCGTTCCTCGGCCTCTTCGTCTTTGCCGCGTCGCTACGCCTGGAGCTCCGCAGCCGAACTGCCTAA
- a CDS encoding Lrp/AsnC family transcriptional regulator yields the protein MPNLDKFDIAILKCLQEDARATNVEIAEKVNLSPSPCLRRIRNLEKLGVIRRYTADIDRKEVGLGLTVFVEFKVAHHSRENSEAQQAALLAIPEIVSCFLISGTADFLAEVVVEDLSAYERLLTETLLTLPNVTDIRSNFAIRSIKTHGPLKLPERN from the coding sequence ATGCCAAATCTCGATAAATTCGATATTGCCATCCTGAAATGCCTGCAGGAGGATGCGCGCGCCACCAATGTCGAGATCGCCGAGAAGGTGAATCTTTCGCCATCACCCTGTCTGCGCCGCATCCGCAATCTCGAAAAGCTCGGCGTCATCCGCCGCTATACCGCCGATATCGACCGCAAGGAGGTTGGCCTTGGTCTCACCGTCTTCGTGGAATTCAAGGTTGCCCATCACAGCCGGGAAAATTCCGAAGCGCAGCAGGCGGCCTTGCTCGCTATTCCCGAGATCGTCTCCTGCTTCCTGATTTCGGGTACGGCCGATTTCCTGGCGGAGGTCGTCGTCGAAGACCTTTCGGCCTATGAGCGGTTGCTGACGGAGACGCTGCTGACCCTGCCGAACGTCACCGATATCAGGTCGAATTTCGCGATCCGCAGTATCAAGACACATGGACCGCTGAAGCTGCCAGAGCGCAACTGA
- a CDS encoding ABC transporter ATP-binding protein, which translates to MTDAGKTDAGHSRLSAEDLTLGYAAIKVLDHVDVTIPDGRITALIGANGSGKSTLLRALGRIIQPLGGTVTLDGKAIASMPGKAIAQTLALLPQSPVSPDGLTVRQLCRFGRHPHKGMLSRTSRHDEAIIEASLAATGLADLAERPLDRLSGGQRQRAWIAMALAQETPILLLDEPTTYLDIAHQLEVLELLKELNEKSGRTIVMVVHDLNHAAQYADHIIAVADGGIHAAGSPGDLLKPELIRSVFGIDAVVISHPVDGTPLCLPFVGR; encoded by the coding sequence ATGACTGATGCAGGCAAGACTGACGCCGGCCATTCACGCCTCTCCGCCGAGGATCTGACGCTCGGCTATGCTGCAATCAAAGTGCTCGATCATGTCGATGTCACGATCCCCGACGGCAGGATCACTGCCCTGATCGGCGCTAACGGCTCCGGCAAATCGACGCTGCTGCGTGCTCTCGGCCGTATCATCCAGCCGCTCGGCGGCACCGTGACGCTGGACGGCAAGGCGATCGCTTCCATGCCTGGCAAGGCGATCGCCCAGACCCTGGCACTCCTGCCGCAAAGCCCGGTTTCGCCCGATGGCCTGACCGTGCGCCAGCTCTGCCGCTTCGGCCGTCACCCGCACAAAGGCATGCTGTCGCGCACGAGCCGTCACGACGAGGCGATCATAGAGGCGTCGCTCGCTGCCACCGGGCTGGCGGATCTTGCCGAACGCCCGCTCGACCGCCTATCCGGCGGCCAGCGCCAGCGTGCCTGGATTGCCATGGCGCTGGCGCAGGAAACGCCGATCCTGCTGCTCGACGAGCCGACGACCTATCTCGATATCGCCCATCAGCTGGAAGTTCTGGAACTGTTGAAGGAATTGAACGAGAAGAGTGGACGCACCATCGTCATGGTCGTCCACGATCTCAATCACGCCGCCCAATATGCCGACCACATCATCGCGGTCGCCGATGGCGGCATCCATGCTGCAGGCAGCCCCGGAGACTTGCTGAAGCCGGAGCTGATCCGCAGCGTCTTCGGCATCGATGCCGTGGTGATATCCCATCCGGTTGATGGGACACCACTCTGCCTGCCGTTCGTTGGGCGCTAA
- the mgtE gene encoding magnesium transporter, whose translation MNINRFPLRAGYAARAFMNNSRVATIAERVESLNGLAPAEAGRILSRMPQDYAVNILDRPELRNAPAILALMDSADSARLLHGMSNDRVADVLLELDVDDRVRLFSSLEEPVRIAIQHLMGYPPRTAGSIMTTEFVSVPDDWTIAQTLDHVRQVERSRETVYAIYVLDHNSGALMHVVTLRRLITGEPDASILSVAQKGTPVSANALMKQEDVARLIRKHDLLAMPIVDDHGMVLGIVTVDDVIDTMISDTTEAAQKFGGMEALGKPYMKISFGGMIRKRAGWLCALFLGEMLTASAMQHFEGELEKAVVLTLFIPLIMSSGGNSGSQATSLIIRALAVGELKLTDWWRVLLRELPTGVVLGAILGLVGMLRVIFWQTAGLYDYGPHWQLVGLTVFAALVGIVTFGSMSGSMLPFLLQKLRLDPATASAPFVATLVDVTGLVIYFSVALLILSGTLL comes from the coding sequence ATGAATATCAATCGCTTCCCCCTGCGGGCCGGCTATGCTGCCCGTGCCTTCATGAATAACAGCCGTGTCGCGACCATTGCCGAGCGCGTGGAGTCGTTGAACGGACTTGCCCCGGCTGAAGCCGGCCGCATCCTCTCTCGGATGCCGCAGGACTATGCCGTCAACATTCTCGACCGTCCGGAACTGCGCAACGCACCGGCCATTCTGGCGCTGATGGACAGCGCAGATTCGGCCCGGCTGCTGCATGGCATGTCGAACGACCGCGTCGCCGACGTTCTGCTGGAACTCGATGTCGATGATCGCGTACGCCTATTCTCCAGCCTGGAAGAACCCGTCCGCATCGCCATCCAGCATCTGATGGGCTATCCGCCGCGCACGGCCGGCAGCATCATGACGACGGAATTCGTCAGCGTGCCCGACGACTGGACCATCGCCCAGACACTGGACCATGTGCGGCAGGTCGAACGCTCCCGCGAAACCGTCTATGCCATCTATGTGCTGGATCACAATTCCGGCGCGCTCATGCATGTCGTCACACTGCGCCGCCTCATCACCGGCGAGCCTGACGCCTCGATCCTGTCCGTCGCGCAGAAGGGTACGCCGGTTTCGGCCAATGCGCTGATGAAGCAGGAAGACGTCGCACGGCTGATCCGCAAGCACGACCTCCTGGCCATGCCCATCGTCGACGACCACGGCATGGTGCTCGGCATCGTCACGGTCGATGACGTCATCGACACGATGATATCAGACACGACCGAGGCCGCCCAGAAATTCGGCGGTATGGAAGCGCTCGGCAAACCCTACATGAAGATCAGCTTCGGCGGCATGATCCGCAAGCGTGCAGGCTGGCTCTGTGCCCTCTTTCTGGGCGAAATGCTGACGGCAAGCGCCATGCAGCATTTCGAAGGCGAGCTGGAAAAGGCGGTCGTTCTGACGCTCTTCATTCCGCTGATCATGAGCTCCGGCGGTAACTCCGGTTCGCAGGCAACCTCGCTCATCATCCGGGCGCTGGCTGTCGGCGAGTTGAAGCTGACCGACTGGTGGCGGGTGCTGCTGCGTGAACTGCCGACGGGCGTCGTGCTCGGCGCCATTCTCGGGCTGGTCGGCATGCTGCGCGTGATCTTCTGGCAGACGGCCGGGCTCTATGATTACGGCCCGCACTGGCAGCTGGTCGGCCTGACGGTCTTTGCCGCATTGGTCGGTATCGTCACCTTCGGCTCCATGTCGGGTTCGATGCTGCCCTTCCTGCTGCAGAAACTTCGGCTCGATCCGGCAACAGCATCGGCTCCCTTCGTTGCCACGCTGGTCGACGTGACCGGGCTCGTCATCTACTTCTCGGTGGCGCTGCTGATCCTCAGCGGAACGCTGCTTTAG
- a CDS encoding DMT family transporter, with product MSTIAFSNEKSPSQGLGYAAGTVTVLIWSTWFLATRHSAATPLGSIDIGLIRFGIPALVLSPIWLRIGLMPKGLPLHLLAIMVAGCGAIFFLVTTLAIHSTPAASSGILLGGSMPLATALIGILLFRERPDATRIAGLAAIVAGVLILLVRSLADASLPWTSFVLLPAGAVLWASYTHAFRRSGLSAIQASALIAIWSFLIMAALALVFGISLPQAPLPEIGLQVLSQGILSGLVAMVAYGTAVRTLGGTQAAAFTALTPVLATLGGGFLLGEQMGLAEISAAVITGIGVALSTGIAAKRR from the coding sequence ATGAGCACGATCGCATTTTCAAACGAGAAGTCGCCTTCGCAAGGACTGGGTTATGCCGCCGGCACCGTGACGGTGCTGATCTGGTCGACATGGTTTCTGGCGACGCGCCACAGTGCTGCAACGCCGCTCGGTTCGATCGATATCGGCCTCATCCGCTTCGGCATTCCGGCCCTCGTTCTCTCACCGATCTGGCTGCGCATCGGGCTCATGCCAAAAGGCCTGCCGCTGCATCTGCTGGCGATCATGGTCGCCGGCTGCGGTGCGATCTTCTTTCTGGTGACAACGCTTGCCATTCATTCCACACCGGCGGCCTCGTCGGGCATCCTGCTCGGCGGTTCCATGCCGCTCGCCACCGCACTGATCGGGATCCTGCTTTTTCGCGAACGACCGGATGCGACGCGCATTGCCGGGCTGGCGGCGATCGTCGCCGGTGTGCTGATCCTGCTCGTGCGCAGCCTTGCCGATGCCTCCCTGCCCTGGACGAGTTTCGTGCTGCTGCCGGCTGGCGCCGTTCTCTGGGCAAGCTATACGCATGCCTTCCGCCGCTCCGGTCTTTCGGCCATCCAGGCGAGCGCGCTGATTGCCATCTGGTCCTTCCTGATCATGGCCGCCCTCGCGCTGGTGTTCGGCATCTCGCTGCCGCAGGCCCCTCTTCCGGAAATCGGCCTGCAGGTGCTGAGCCAGGGCATTCTTTCCGGTCTTGTCGCCATGGTCGCCTATGGCACGGCGGTGCGCACCCTCGGCGGAACACAGGCGGCGGCCTTCACGGCGCTGACACCGGTGCTGGCCACGCTCGGCGGCGGCTTCCTGCTCGGCGAGCAGATGGGCCTTGCCGAAATCAGCGCCGCCGTGATCACCGGCATCGGCGTGGCGCTCTCGACCGGCATTGCCGCCAAGCGCCGCTGA
- a CDS encoding helix-turn-helix transcriptional regulator — protein MSLPRAKLVTNFPGCPVEATLSYLDGKWKGVILFHLMDRTLRFNELRRHLPAITQRMLTKQLRELEESGVISRTVYPVVPPRVEYALTPLGSTLKPVIRALAAWGDEFVFCSPEGRELRIAKALGSSAAELQA, from the coding sequence ATGTCACTGCCGCGCGCCAAATTGGTCACGAATTTTCCCGGTTGCCCGGTCGAGGCGACGCTGAGCTATCTCGATGGAAAGTGGAAAGGAGTGATCCTTTTCCACCTGATGGACAGGACTTTGCGCTTCAACGAGCTGAGGCGCCATCTGCCTGCCATCACCCAGCGCATGCTGACGAAGCAGCTGCGCGAGCTGGAGGAATCCGGCGTGATCTCACGAACTGTTTACCCGGTCGTGCCGCCGCGTGTTGAATATGCGCTGACACCGCTCGGCTCCACGCTGAAGCCGGTCATCCGGGCGCTTGCCGCCTGGGGCGATGAATTCGTCTTCTGCAGCCCCGAGGGACGGGAGCTGCGTATCGCAAAGGCCTTAGGCAGTTCGGCTGCGGAGCTCCAGGCGTAG
- a CDS encoding ABC transporter substrate-binding protein, producing MSVFDTPLSRRQFGLLLSAGVAAAVPGIVLADNDKRTIKHELGTTEISGKPQRVVALEFSFVQALNAVDVVPVGITDDNQPKRIEQLLGKKIDYSSVGTRLEPNLELVAALTPDLIIADELRHSAIYEQLSAIAPTIVLNSWEGNYETIKSSVVTIADALGEKAKGEQALAAHEAVIAGLVAKIPAGEKRRFLLAVANPDSMSLHSSSSFTGSVFKAMGLTPAIDSSDAVESGAGIERLVAVNPDVFLVATDTGATVFDQWKSNAAFNNIAAVKAGMVFQVDRNQFSPFPRIDDSRDDRPRNPRQGLSGGISVDDDKRRRSHAA from the coding sequence GTGAGCGTTTTTGATACTCCGCTGTCGCGCCGCCAGTTCGGCCTGTTGCTCTCGGCTGGCGTGGCAGCTGCCGTACCGGGCATTGTCCTTGCCGACAACGACAAGCGAACCATCAAGCACGAGCTCGGCACCACCGAAATTTCCGGCAAGCCGCAGCGTGTCGTCGCCCTTGAATTCTCCTTCGTGCAGGCGCTGAATGCCGTCGACGTCGTGCCGGTTGGTATTACCGACGACAACCAGCCGAAGCGTATCGAACAGCTGCTCGGCAAGAAAATCGACTACAGCTCGGTCGGCACACGGCTGGAGCCCAATCTCGAGCTCGTCGCTGCGCTGACGCCCGATCTCATCATTGCCGATGAACTCCGCCATTCGGCGATTTACGAGCAATTGAGTGCCATTGCGCCGACCATCGTGCTGAACAGCTGGGAGGGCAACTACGAGACCATCAAATCTTCGGTCGTCACCATCGCCGATGCCTTGGGCGAAAAGGCGAAGGGTGAACAAGCGCTGGCCGCCCATGAAGCCGTCATCGCCGGACTGGTCGCAAAGATCCCGGCTGGCGAAAAGCGCCGCTTCCTGCTCGCCGTCGCCAATCCGGATTCGATGAGCCTGCATAGCTCCTCCTCCTTCACCGGTTCCGTCTTCAAGGCCATGGGCCTGACGCCGGCGATCGATTCCAGCGATGCCGTGGAAAGCGGGGCAGGGATCGAGCGCCTTGTCGCCGTCAATCCGGACGTATTCCTGGTTGCGACCGACACCGGCGCCACCGTATTCGACCAGTGGAAAAGCAATGCCGCCTTCAACAATATTGCGGCGGTGAAGGCCGGCATGGTCTTTCAGGTCGACCGCAACCAGTTTTCCCCGTTTCCGCGGATTGACGACAGCAGAGATGATCGCCCGCGAAATCCTCGCCAAGGTCTATCAGGCGGGATAAGCGTCGATGACGACAAGAGGCGGCGCAGCCACGCGGCATGA
- a CDS encoding iron ABC transporter permease encodes MPDGSPDSALVWDVRLPRAMLATLVGANLAVAGVLIQTLTRNSLASPQTFGINAGASLVIVISLIAMPGLSAGGTVWPAFIGAAAVGLAMWALSVSGAMNEMKLALAGISIQLVLAALVQAILIANNAGQDIVYWLAGSINGAQWSKVWIILPFTLLGGGIALIAGRHFGVLALDETTGISLGQNARRVGGLAATLIVVLAGSAVAVSGPIGFIGLLVPHIVRRLAGNDQLTVIALSAITGPLLLTAADLLGRVAAFPAETPVGIVTALIGAPAFVAILWRQRAK; translated from the coding sequence GTGCCCGATGGCTCGCCTGACAGCGCCCTGGTCTGGGACGTGCGCCTGCCGCGGGCAATGCTCGCCACGCTGGTCGGCGCCAACCTCGCCGTTGCCGGCGTGTTGATCCAGACGCTGACCCGCAATTCGCTCGCTTCACCGCAGACCTTCGGCATCAATGCCGGGGCCTCGCTGGTCATCGTGATTTCACTGATCGCCATGCCGGGCCTGAGCGCCGGAGGCACCGTCTGGCCGGCTTTCATCGGTGCGGCTGCCGTAGGTCTCGCCATGTGGGCGCTGTCGGTATCGGGCGCGATGAACGAGATGAAGCTGGCGCTTGCCGGCATCTCCATCCAGCTCGTGCTCGCCGCCCTCGTGCAGGCGATCCTGATTGCCAACAATGCCGGCCAGGATATCGTCTACTGGCTCGCCGGTTCCATCAATGGCGCGCAATGGAGCAAGGTCTGGATCATACTGCCTTTCACGCTTCTCGGCGGCGGAATCGCTTTGATCGCCGGTCGTCATTTCGGCGTGCTCGCGCTTGATGAGACCACCGGTATTTCGCTTGGCCAGAATGCCAGACGTGTCGGCGGCCTTGCAGCCACGCTCATCGTCGTCCTTGCCGGGTCGGCCGTCGCCGTCAGCGGACCGATCGGCTTCATCGGCTTGCTCGTGCCGCATATCGTGCGGCGTCTTGCCGGCAACGACCAGCTGACAGTGATCGCGCTGAGCGCTATCACCGGCCCCTTGCTGTTGACTGCCGCCGATCTCTTGGGCCGCGTCGCCGCCTTTCCGGCCGAAACCCCTGTCGGCATCGTGACGGCTCTGATCGGAGCACCGGCTTTCGTCGCCATCCTCTGGCGGCAGAGGGCAAAATGA